The proteins below come from a single Portunus trituberculatus isolate SZX2019 chromosome 2, ASM1759143v1, whole genome shotgun sequence genomic window:
- the LOC123506676 gene encoding extensin-like, with product MPSHLKAPQATPSDLKPPQATPNTPSHAKPPQAISSHLKQGTTAHHTPSNSPTALYINPGTTARPPHPFKQSHSPVHHPCHHSKAITPPSNSPTALYITPGTTARPPHPFKQSHSPVHHPWHHSKAITPLQTVPQPCTSPLPPQQGHHTPSNSPTALYITPGTTARPPHHFKQSHSPVHHPYHHSKTTTPPSNSPQPCTSPLAPQQGHHTPSNSPTALYITPGTTARPPHHFKQSHSPVHHPYHHSKTTTPLQTVPQPCTSPLPPQQGHHTPSNSPTALYITPGTTARPPHPFKQSHSPVHHPWHHSKTTTPLQTVPQLCTSPLAPQQDHHTPSNSPTALYITPGTTARPPHPIKQSHSPVHHPCHHSKTLPQQKS from the exons ATGCCAAGCCACCTCAAGGCACCTCAAGCCACCCCAAGCGACCTCAAACCCCCTCAAgccacaccaaacaccccaagCCACGCCAAACCACCTCAAGCCATCTCCAGCCACCTCAAA CAaggcaccacagcacaccacaccccTTCAAACAGTCCCACAGCCCTGTACATCAACCCTGGCACCACAGCAAGGCCACCACACCCCTTCAAACAGTCCCACAGCCCTGTACATCACCCCTGCCACCACAGCAAGGCCATCACACCCCCTTCAAACAGTCCCACAGCCCTGTACATCACCCCTGGCACCACAGCAAGGCCACCACACCCCTTCAAACAGTCCCACAGCCCTGTACATCACCCCTGGCACCACAGCAAGGCCATCACACCCCTTCAAACAGTCCCACAGCCCTGTAcatcacccctaccaccacagCAAGGCCACCACACCCCTTCAAACAGTCCCACAGCCCTGTACATCACCCCTGGCACCACAGCAAGGCCACCACACCACTTCAAACAGTCCCACAGCCCTGTAcatcacccctaccaccacagCAAGACCACCACACCCCCTTCAAACAGTCCACAGCCCTGTACATCACCCCTGGCACCACAGCAAGGCCACCACACCCCTTCAAACAGTCCCACAGCCCTGTACATCACCCCTGGCACCACAGCAAGGCCACCACACCACTTCAAACAGTCCCACAGCCCTGTAcatcacccctaccaccacagCAAGACCACCACACCCCTTCAAACAGTCCCACAGCCCTGTAcatcacccctaccaccacagCAAGGCCACCACACCCCTTCAAACAGTCCCACAGCCCTGTACATTACCCCTGGCACCACAGCAAGACCACCACACCCCTTCAAACAGTCCCACAGCCCTGTACATCACCCCTGGCACCACAGCAAGACCACCACACCCCTTCAAACAGTCCCACAGCTCTGTACATCACCCCTGGCACCACAGCAAGACCACCACACCCCTTCAAACAGTCCCACAGCCCTGTACATCACCCCTGGCACCACAGCAAGGCCACCACACCCCATCAAACAGTCCCACAGCCCTGTACATCACCCCTGCCACCACAGCAAGACCCTGCCACAGCAAAAATCATAA